The following proteins are co-located in the Naumovozyma dairenensis CBS 421 chromosome 9, complete genome genome:
- the NDAI0I01500 gene encoding uncharacterized protein, producing the protein MMLVQVYVMFQSLGACSMGWTPITATACYLSLIAATINLLGMILQGLDRLEEGMAIKLSASDFLLKLSVHDFKRFHKFTFGIFDVNFDLYCLDIDNSTHLNCIEFITGSNILLPKDTNAEVCVSDVAKERVRNILPHKFTKNELLKKSKKINKLIENGKHNDVLENPLLFYKLLWGMYGENSIQF; encoded by the coding sequence ATGATGTTAGTTCAAGTCTATGTCATGTTTCAATCACTAGGCGCATGCTCAATGGGTTGGACTCCGATCACTGCCACAGCCTGTTATTTATCGCTAATTGCTGCTACGATAAATTTATTAGGCATGATTCTTCAAGGTCTTGACAGGTTAGAAGAAGGTATGGCTATTAAATTATCTGCTTCTGATTTCCTATTAAAGCTAAGTGTTCACGATTTCAAAAGATTCCATAAATTCACCTTTGGAATTTTTGATGTCAACTTTGATTTGTATTGTCtggatattgataattccACTCATTTAAATTGTATTGAGTTTATCACTGGttctaatattttgttaCCTAAAGATACCAATGCCGAAGTATGTGTCTCTGACGTTGCAAAGGAAAGGGTTAGGAATATTTTACCTCACAAgtttacaaaaaatgaacTCTTGAAGAAGAGTAAGAAGATTAACAAACTTATTGAAAACGGGAAGCATAATGATGTATTGGAgaatccattattattttataaacTCCTGTGGGGTATGTATGGGGAAAACAGTATCCAATTCTAA
- the SNF4 gene encoding AMP-activated serine/threonine-protein kinase regulatory subunit SNF4 (similar to Saccharomyces cerevisiae SNF4 (YGL115W); ancestral locus Anc_6.136), with translation MNINPTDKAQPDAGENVLLEQRLAVESIRTFLNSKTSYDVLPVSYRLIVLDTSLLVKKSLNVLLQNNIVSAPLWDSQTSRFAGLLTSSDFINVIQYYFSNPDKFELVDKLQLDGLKDIERAIGVDPLDTASIHPSRPLYEACIKMMESRSGRIPLIDKDEETRREIVVSVLTQYRILKFVALNCRETRFLKRPIGDLNIISDQNLKSCNMTTPVIDVIQLLTHAGVSSVPIVDENGFLVNVYEAVDVLGLIKGGIYNDLSLTVGEALMRRSDDFEGVYTCTRNDKLSTIMDNIRKSRVHRFFVVDEAGRLMGVLTLSDILKYILLGTN, from the coding sequence ATGAATATCAATCCAACTGATAAAGCGCAACCAGACGCTGGTGAAAACGTATTATTAGAACAAAGACTCGCCGTAGAATCCATTCGAACGTTTTTAAATTCCAAAACATCATACGATGTGTTACCGGTCTCCTATCGTTTAATCGTCTTAGATACATCATTATTGGTGAAAAAGTCACTAAACGTATTATTACAGAATAATATCGTGTCTGCCCCATTATGGGATTCTCAAACTTCTAGATTTGCTGGGTTATTAACCTCTAgtgatttcattaatgttattcaatattatttttctaatcctgataaatttgaacttgttgataaattacaattagATGGGTTGAAAGATATCGAAAGAGCCATTGGAGTGGACCCATTAGATACTGCCTCGATTCATCCTTCAAGACCTTTATATGAGGCATGTATTAAAATGATGGAATCAAGAAGTGGGAGAATACCATTGATTGATAAGGATGAAGAAACTCGTAGAGAAATTGTCGTTAGTGTCTTAACACAATAtagaatattgaaatttgttGCATTAAATTGTAGAGAAACAAGATTTCTGAAAAGACCCATTGGtgatttaaatattatttcagaccaaaatttaaaaagCTGTAACATGACTACCCCTGTCATTGATGTAATTCAATTGTTAACTCATGCAGGCGTCTCGTCTGTGCCAattgttgatgaaaatggttTCCTAGTTAATGTTTATGAAGCTGTAGACGTTTTGGGCCTAATTAAAGGTGGTatttataatgatttatcatTGACAGTGGGAGAAGCATTAATGAGAAGAAGTGATGATTTTGAGGGTGTCTATACATGTACAAGGAACGATAAATTATCTACCATTATGGataatattagaaaatCAAGAGTGCATAGATTTTTCGTTGTAGATGAAGCTGGAAGGTTAATGGGTGTGCTGACATTAAgtgatattttgaaatatattctacTGGGAACTAATTGA
- the CDC20 gene encoding ubiquitin-protein transferase activating protein CDC20 (similar to Saccharomyces cerevisiae CDC20 (YGL116W); ancestral locus Anc_6.135) encodes MSEEPIKSPIGNNNPQRSALSIASPAKLNIISSEWSKTQSKITKKPLRRTNSLNITGIGSQLSMHPALKTYIRPKLPTATPPILSKRNSSFFKDDSKLSGMANASLFEGDEKTETTTVPTATITNLLSSPGREHNEISYMTQRLLSRQESLDESYATNTDRFLPILQNTCQNKVDPSTLQEELPPPNASPITHLRAQTKLVFKQSVAEACGLSMNQRILQYVPPPPVASFKRGQSYNLKRRTHYTYQNNEKDSNTISTINKVQQSPAEMMKLRKVVTNPERILDALGFKDDFYLNLLSWSANNTMGIALDNAVYLWDSNTGIVKMLVEYNDDITVSSIIWSDDDCHISIGKSDGNTEIWDVETMRLIRTMRSGLGVRIGSLSWLGALIASGARSGEIQINDVRIKEHIVHNWSEHKGEVCGLAYKSDGLQLASGGNDNTMMIWDTRKAMPQWIKRNHTAAVKALSWCPYKPNLLASGGGQTDKYIHFWNSTNGARIGSINSGSQVSSLHWGQSYDSHGMMNHEIVATGGGPENAISIFNYNTKFKVAEIIHAHESRICTSQLSPDGTTLATVGGDENLKFFKIFEPRRQERRSAKGGVVEDVLSLFGETDDILENRKDTLSTTVIRNNTNSTTRRPRTSDYLIR; translated from the coding sequence ATGTCAGAAGAACCTATAAAATCACCAATTGGGAACAACAATCCTCAAAGATCTGCATTATCAATTGCTTCTCCTgcaaaattgaatatcatATCATCAGAATGGTCTAAAACACAATCTAAAATTACGAAGAAACCATTACGAAGGACAAACTCCTTGAATATCACTGGGATAGGTTCCCAATTGTCAATGCATCCAGCATTGAAAACTTATATTAGACCAAAACTACCGACTGCGACTCCACCAATATTAAGTAAACgtaattcttcatttttcaaagacGATTCAAAATTAAGTGGTATGGCCAATGCATCGCTATTTGAAGGTGACGAAAAAACAGAAACTACAACAGTACCAACAGcaacaataacaaattTGCTATCGTCACCTGGTCGTGAGCataatgaaatatcatATATGACCCAACGATTATTATCGCGTCAAGAATCATTAGATGAGTCCTATGCTACCAACACAGATAGGTTCCTACccattttacaaaatacCTGTCAAAATAAAGTAGATCCATCAACATTGCAAGAAGAACTACCACCACCGAATGCCTCTCCAATTACACATCTAAGAGCACAAACCAAACTAGTATTCAAACAAAGCGTCGCTGAAGCATGTGGATTATCAATGAATCAAAGGATCTTGCAATATGTTCCACCACCTCCTGTGGCATCATTCAAGAGAGGCCAAAGttataatttgaaaaggaGAACTCATTATACTTaccaaaataatgaaaaggatTCGAACACTATCAGTACTATTAATAAGGTGCAGCAAAGTCCGGCggaaatgatgaaattacGGAAAGTGGTAACGAACCCAGAAAGAATTCTTGATGCTCTAGGTtttaaagatgatttttatttaaatttattaagtTGGTCGGCAAATAATACAATGGGTATTGCCTTGGATAATGCCGTTTATTTATGGGATAGTAATACAGGTATTGTGAAAATGCTAGTggaatataatgatgatattacaGTGTCAAGTATTATATGGTCCGATGATGATTGCCATATTTCTATTGGGAAGAGTGATGGTAATACTGAAATTTGGGATGTAGAAACTATGAGATTAATTAGGACCATGAGATCGGGATTGGGTGTACGTATTGGGTCGTTATCATGGTTAGGTGCCTTAATTGCATCCGGTGCACGTAGCGGTGAGATTCAAATTAATGATGTAAGAATTAAAGAACATATCGTCCATAATTGGTCAGAGCATAAAGGTGAAGTTTGTGGATTAGCCTATAAGTCTGATGGGTTACAATTGGCTTCAGGTGGGAATGACAATACTATGATGATTTGGGATACAAGGAAGGCAATGCCTCAATGGATTAAACGCAATCACACGGCTGCAGTTAAAGCTTTAAGTTGGTGTCCTTATAAACCAAATTTATTAGCCAGTGGTGGTGGTCAGAcagataaatatattcatttttgGAATAGTACTAACGGTGCTCGAATAGGATCCATTAACTCTGGTTCACAAGTCAGTTCATTACATTGGGGGCAGAGCTATGATTCCCATGGTATGATGAATCATGAGATTGTTGCCACTGGTGGTGGTCCAGAAAATGccatttcaattttcaattataatacTAAATTTAAAGTGGCAGAAATTATTCACGCACATGAATCAAGAATCTGTACCTCTCAGTTATCTCCAGATGGTACTACTCTTGCAACTGTAGGTGGTGATGAAAATCTGAAgtttttcaagatttttGAACCAAGGAGGCAAGAAAGACGATCTGCCAAAGGAGGTGTTGTTGAAGATGTCCTGAGCTTATTTGGTGAGACTGATGATATCCTTGAAAATAGAAAGGATACGCTTTCAACTACTGTGATTAGGAATAATACAAACTCGACAACTAGAAGACCAAGAACAAGTGATTATTTAATCAGATGA
- the NDAI0I01540 gene encoding uncharacterized protein, translating into MYIDILNKIEEKYYKACYAAYNYDFDNFVANFEPENLPSYYYVGYEFDENEDPDPSTLESLTNQHELTYYIVRGVRFSFYFAWQLRHSDLPLCAEVYRAISARFIMSNYLEDDFIKDHIPACLWYPNIPKKETCFRLLEISNDYKYSLGALAGLNNWGDLFSKCDFEYIDGYIWTILRSFERHEMLDILLPKKQMGEFLEKSDGSVTLNPELEDFDGNEYIHEKASTISDYLEQFEPEIMVRFRTINKENLKWVDWQEECDGPAFRSDITGIGFVKHVNLERLTHLNNRMEELYM; encoded by the coding sequence ATGTACATTGACATTTTAAATAAGATCGAAGAAAAATACTATAAAGCTTGCTATGCTGCTTACAATTACGATTTTGATAACTTCGTGGCAAATTTTGAACCTGAAAACCTTCCTTCCTATTATTATGTAGGATATGAGTTTGACGAAAATGAAGATCCAGACCCTTCCACACTGGAATCTCTTACCAACCAACATGAATTAACTTATTATATTGTCAGAGGTGTCCGTTTCagtttttattttgcttGGCAGTTGAGGCACTCAGATTTGCCACTATGTGCAGAGGTTTATAGGGCCATCTCAGCTCGGTTCATAATGAGTAACTACTTAGAGGATGATTTTATTAAGGACCACATCCCCGCATGTCTGTGGTACCCCAATATACCAAAGAAGGAAACGTGTTTCAGGTTACTCGagatttcaaatgattatAAGTATAGTCTGGGGGCTCTAGCTGGACTGAATAATTGGGGCGATTTATTCAGTAAGTGTGATTTTGAGTACATAGATGGCTATATATGGACTATCTTACGTTCTTTTGAAAGACATGAGATGCTGGATATTTTATTACCGAAAAAGCAAATGGGTGAATTTCTAGAAAAATCTGATGGAAGTGTCACATTAAATCCAGAATTGGAGGATTTCGATGGAAACGAGTACATACACGAAAAGGCATCCACGATTAGTGATTATCTTGAGCAATTTGAACCTGAGATTATGGTTAGATTTCGTACCATCAACAAAGAGAATTTGAAGTGGGTAGACTGGCAGGAAGAATGCGATGGGCCTGCATTTAGGTCTGATATTACAGGTATTGGATTTGTGAAACACGTTAATTTAGAAAGATTAACGCATTTGAACAACAGAATGGAGGAGTTATATATGTAA
- the NDAI0I01490 gene encoding uncharacterized protein (similar to Saccharomyces cerevisiae YGL114W; ancestral locus Anc_6.137), whose translation MSSASTNPYPSSSETRQHSLADQNDSSVHWHDKPAIRQITLRATFIGLIIGTLVLISNFQFGLQTGWVSMMSLPSALLACAFFKQVWPRIFLNDSPITDVETVYVQSMAVAVGTGPLAYGFVGVIPAMEKFMTFKESGNTREQGTPFTFNQLFIWSMALAFFGIFFAIPLRKQVIIKEKLPFPSGTATAILIAVLNGSQVLQEVSKAELMEIRNRRLNQCPEVLRPDEDEPVETHELLTQSTLAEGYDSTVNDSDANDEEESSYKQNIAILLKTFFPSAIYTILSYFIPILHAIPIFGNYLSKAYLWNFQPSPAYIGQGIIMGLPTVSYMMFGCILGWAILAPIARHAGWVPPDADVQDWDNGVQGWIVWCSLSVMVADSVVGFLVITIKSTIKFLLRDDKTIFLNKVWDDSFESMLLEEESAIKNCHSALCRREDLIRLASSEDDNEVDSKFLVKYTTVVSGIIVSSIMCLVFLIYLFGIDIIPVYAMVSALVISVFLSILAVRALGETDLNPVSGIGKLSQLIFALIIPRDHLGSVLINLVAGGVAEAGSQQAGDLMQDLKTGHLLGASPRAQFVAQLIGASWSVILSSFMYICYNKIYDLPNEQIRIPTAVVWIDCARLVTGHGLPTRSMECALLLGSIFAVLSLLKNCYRDNEIAAKWLIWVPSGVAVGVGIYNAPSFTIARFLGGTISHIWLGRHKGEMNAKTKMIVFSSGLVLGEGVCSIFNMIFTSMNVPHL comes from the coding sequence atgtCCAGTGCCTCAACCAATCCATATCCCAGCAGTTCAGAAACCCGCCAGCACTCACTAGCGGATCAAAATGATTCATCCGTCCATTGGCACGATAAACCAGCAATTAGACAAATAACTCTTCGAGCCACATTCATCGGCCTAATAATAGGAACTTTAGTACTCATATCCAACTTCCAATTCGGATTACAAACAGGTTGGGTATCAATGATGTCTCTCCCGTCAGCATTACTTGCATGTGCCTTCTTCAAACAAGTTTGGCCACGAATTTTCCTCAATGATTCTCCTATCACAGACGTAGAAACAGTCTATGTTCAAAGCATGGCTGTAGCGGTAGGAACAGGTCCATTAGCGTATGGGTTTGTGGGAGTTATACCAGCaatggaaaaattcatGACTTTCAAGGAAAGTGGGAATACAAGAGAACAGGGCACTCCGTTCACTTTCAAtcaattgtttatttgGTCAATGGCACTGGCTTTCTTTGGAATATTCTTCGCTATACCTTTGAGGAAACAAGTCATAatcaaggaaaaattaCCTTTCCCTAGTGGGACGGCCACTGCTATTTTGATCGCTGTATTGAATGGATCACAAGTTTTACAAGAAGTCTCAAAGGCTGAATTAATGGAAATTAGAAATAGAAGATTGAATCAATGCCCTGAAGTATTACGGcctgatgaagatgaaccAGTGGAAACCCATGAATTATTGACACAATCCACTCTGGCTGAAGGTTACGATTCTACTGTAAATGATTCAGATGCGAATGACGAAGAGGAAAGCTCATATAAGCAAAATATAGCCATACTTCTCAAGACATTCTTCCCATCTGCCATATATACCATCTTATCATATTTCATCCCAATCTTACACGCTATTCCTATATTTGGCAATTATTTGTCTAAGGCATACTTATGGAACTTCCAACCATCACCAGCTTATATTGGTCAAGGAATTATCATGGGATTACCCACTGTATCATACATGATGTTTGGTTGTATACTAGGTTGGGCCATCTTAGCACCTATTGCACGTCATGCGGGTTGGGTTCCTCCTGATGCAGATGTTCAAGATTGGGATAATGGTGTACAAGGTTGGATTGTATGGTGTTCACTTTCGGTAATGGTCGCTGATAGTGTTGTTGGATTCTTAGTCATTACTATTAAGAGTACAATTAAATTCCTTCTCCGAGATGATAAGACaattttcttaaataaAGTATGGGATGATTCATTTGAATCCATGCTTTTGGAAGAAGAGAGTGCCATTAAGAATTGTCATTCGGCACTATGTAGGAGAGAAGATTTGATCAGATTAGCAAGTTCGGAAGATGATAACGAGGTTGATTCCAAATTCTTGGTCAAATACACAACGGTGGTGAGTGGTATTATCGTATCTTCAATCATGTGTTTAGTTTTCCTAATTTATCTTTTCggtattgatattattccAGTATATGCCATGGTATCCGCGTTAGTGATATCGgtatttttatcaatattagCTGTGAGAGCGTTAGGAGAAACTGATTTGAATCCAGTTAGCGGTATTGGGAAACTTTCACAATTGATATTTGCATTAATCATTCCAAGAGATCATCTTGGTTCagttttaataaatttggtTGCAGGTGGTGTAGCAGAAGCTGGTTCTCAACAAGCTGGTGATTTGATGcaagatttgaaaactgGTCATTTGTTAGGTGCCTCACCAAGAGCTCAATTTGTGGCTCAATTAATAGGTGCTTCTTGGTCTGTCATATTATCCAGTTTTATGTACATATGTTATAATAAAATCTATGATTTACCAAATGAACAAATAAGAATACCCACTGCAGTTGTATGGATTGATTGTGCAAGATTAGTGACCGGTCATGGATTACCAACGAGATCAATGGAATGTGCATTGCTGTTAGGTTCTATTTTTGCTGTCTTATCTTTGCTTAAAAATTGTTATAGAGACAATGAAATAGCAGCCAAATGGTTAATTTGGGTCCCATCAGGTGTCGCAGTAGGTGTCGGTATATATAACGCACCTAGCTTCACCATTGCAAGATTCCTAGGCGGTACCATTTCTCATATATGGTTAGGAAGACACAAAGGTGAAATGAATGCAAAGACCAAAATGATCGTGTTTAGTTCAGGGCTGGTGCTTGGTGAAGGTGTTTGTAGTATATTCAATATGATCTTCACCAGTATGAATGTCCCCCACCTTTAG
- the COQ8 gene encoding protein kinase COQ8 (similar to Saccharomyces cerevisiae ABC1 (YGL119W) and YBR230W-A; ancestral locus Anc_6.133) — translation MLTSKWVLAARRSIRSRQSVTDHYSSRSISSACINQFHTHSKAYLKDNSSRINNEAVKEVEVLDKAPRGESSAVPSSRISRLFHYGSLAAGIGMDVAAQKLSQVARGEATSNSTSWKSMILSPANIERIAKKFSQMRGAALKIGQMMSFQDEKLLPPQLYEILSKVQNNANFMPQRQLDKVMSRELGSNWESKFESFDKIPIAAASIGQVHKAVLARSREKVVVKVQYPGVKDSIDSDLNNLLLLLTASRLLPRGLFLDKTVANARKELKWECDYMREAKALQKFEELLKDDPIFKVPHVFEKLTTTNVITMGYMEGAPIMKLPSDSTTQATRDFISENILRLCLEEIAVFKYMQTDPNWANFLYNKQTHRIELLDFGASRAFPDEFINKYRKLLTFATENNRPGVAEMSKQLGYLTGLESQAMIDAHVDSVMTLGEPFAGETSQAFDFKDQTVSDRIRGNIGLMLHERLCPPPEETYSLHRKFSGIFLLCAKMGANVHCSKLFHDIFAFKD, via the coding sequence atgCTTACATCTAAATGGGTTTTAGCAGCTAGGCGATCAATCCGATCCAGACAATCAGTAACAGATCATTATTCTTCGCGGTCAATAAGCTCCGCTTGTATCAACCAATTCCATACACATTCAAAAGCATACCTAAAAGATAACTCGAGCAGAATAAATAACGAAGCTGTGAAAGAGGTAGAGGTACTAGATAAAGCACCAAGGGGAGAAAGTTCTGCAGTGCCATCATCTAGAATATCGAGGTTGTTTCATTATGGATCTCTAGCAGCCGGTATCGGTATGGATGTTGCTGCTCAAAAGCTTTCACAAGTCGCCAGAGGTGAAGCAACTTCAAATTCAACCTCCTGGAAATCCATGATTTTATCACCGgcaaatattgaaagaattgcAAAGAAATTCTCTCAAATGAGAGGTGCAGCTTTGAAAATTGGTCAAATGATGTCATTTCAAGACGAGAAACTATTACCACCACAACTATatgaaattttatcaaaagtTCAAAATAATGCTAACTTTATGCCACAAAGACAATTGGATAAGGTCATGTCAAGAGAGTTGGGGAGTAATTGGGAATCgaaatttgaatctttCGATAAAATCCCAATTGCAGCAGCGAGTATTGGCCAAGTTCATAAGGCTGTATTGGCACGAAGCCGAGAAAAAGTAGTCGTGAAAGTACAGTATCCAGGTGTTAAAGATTCTATCGATTCagatttaaataatctatTGTTATTACTGACGGCATCGAGATTATTACCTAGAGGTTTATTTTTAGATAAAACGGTGGCCAATgcaagaaaagaattaaaatgGGAATGTGATTATATGAGGGAAGCAAAGGCCttacaaaaatttgaagaattactAAAAGATGATCCAATATTTAAAGTCCCACATGTTTTCGAAAAGTTGACTACTACAAATGTTATTACAATGGGGTATATGGAAGGGGCACCCATTATGAAATTACCTTCAGACAGTACTACACAAGCGACAAGGGATTTCATTtcagaaaatattttgagaCTATgtcttgaagaaattgcagttttcaaatatatgcAAACAGATCCCAACTGGGCCAACTTCCTATATAATAAACAGACGCATAGGATTGAATTACTAGATTTTGGTGCTTCCAGAGCATTTCCTGATGAGTTTATTAACAAATATAGGAAATTGTTAACATTTGCAACAGAAAATAATCGCCCAGGAGTTGCAGAAATGTCCAAACAATTGGGGTATCTAACTGGCTTAGAATCCCAAGCTATGATTGATGCACACGTTGACAGTGTTATGACATTAGGTGAACCATTTGCTGGAGAAACTTCGCAGGcatttgatttcaaagatCAAACAGTTTCTGATAGAATCAGAGGTAATATTGGGTTGATGTTACATGAAAGGTTGTGTCCTCCTCCGGAGGAAACATATTCTTTGCATAGAAAATTCAGTGGTATATTCCTATTATGTGCCAAAATGGGTGCGAATGTACATTGCTCTAAATTATTCCATGATATTTTTGCCTTTAAAGATTAA
- the MCM21 gene encoding Mcm21p (similar to Saccharomyces cerevisiae MCM21 (YDR318W); ancestral locus Anc_5.349), giving the protein MSDITDLEQDIAALKVELEGLRAKRDALKDPGKDIQKDTSIAETNADRQLQSLLDQFPQLHDILLSDNAIDKSSPVLHNNGEDDTSLLSRKRKSEHGSPNTKHKRLSLSANLPEHEWVLKMQPPIEHKMFDTSVADVLGTDILSSPSKRIIETKERQSDNLQRTLILLEDFYKKLGVNFLQLFDPNDLEMNEKMEALQMKGDMLGVRFELPSSEGAQKYYLLLKKETASDYWIPYKHSLPNIIDVNEYFVNVAAESHEDIYLIAKDIYLQLLTSAN; this is encoded by the coding sequence ATGTCAGATATTACAGATCTTGAACAGGATATTGCTGCTCTGAAAGTAGAATTGGAAGGGCTTCGAGCGAAAAGAGATGCCCTAAAAGATCCAGGTAAAGACATCCAAAAAGACACATCAATAGCTGAAACGAATGCTGATAGACAGCTACAATCTCTACTGGATCAATTTCCTCAACTACATGATATATTACTTAGTGACAATGCTATAGACAAATCAAGCCCTGTTCTACACAACAACGGAGAGGATGATACCAGCTTACTATCGAGAAAACGGAAATCTGAACACGGCTCTCCAAATACAAAACACAAAAGATTATCTCTATCAGCAAACCTACCGGAGCATGAATGGGTACTGAAGATGCAACCTCCTATAGAGCATAAGATGTTTGATACTAGTGTGGCTGATGTATTAGGTACAGATATATTATCGTCTCCTTCGAAAAGAATAATTGAAACCAAGGAAAGACAATCAGATAACCTTCAACGAACACTTATTCTCTTAGAGGATTTTTATAAGAAATTAGGCGTCAACTTCTTGCAACTGTTCGATCCGAATGACTTGGAAATGAACGAAAAAATGGAGGCATTGCAAATGAAAGGAGATATGCTCGGTGTGAGATTCGAGTTACCCAGTTCAGAAGGAGCCCAAAAgtattatcttcttttgaagaaagagaCTGCTTCCGATTACTGGATTCCTTATAAACATTCCCTTCCTAATATCATTGATGTTAACGAATATTTTGTTAATGTCGCTGCCGAAAGCCACGAGGATATATACCTAATTGCCAAAGACATATACTTACAGCTACTTACTTCAGCAAATTAA
- the NDAI0I01530 gene encoding uncharacterized protein (similar to Saccharomyces cerevisiae YGL117W; ancestral locus Anc_6.134), with the protein MITCPSILTFLKSPLDTTSDLTLVGEDDMQTHLVSTFPRTAIYVIDNLIDLIMYPNEETRPNKLIETIQQGKRLDHPNSVMMPTALGSPLFLLIRARKVASVLSLSNQIASRSSIQHLKATLSLISSLLNEYKELPAYEALFMELDSNIINELALLIEDSEKICALSEIQSNSPGPLKQNISTNVAEVYSRIQENNDRVFYSISRAQADYDKYLETISGCDDPLPMDFDTFYDRRQEILSISTRNIF; encoded by the coding sequence ATGATTACATGTCCATCAATTTTGACATTTCTCAAGTCACCTTTAGATACCACATCTGATTTGACTCTCGTTGGTGAAGACGACATGCAAACTCATTTGGTTTCCACTTTTCCTCGAACAGCTATTTATGTGATAGATAATCTTATTGATCTTATAATGTATCCTAATGAAGAGACGAGACCAAATAAACTTATCGAAACAATACAACAAGGAAAGAGACTGGATCATCCTAATTCCGTTATGATGCCAACCGCGTTAGGATCACCTTTGTTTCTCCTCATACGGGCAAGGAAGGTGGCAAGTGTACTTTCGCTTTCCAATCAAATTGCATCACGCTCAAGCATACAACATTTAAAAGCTACCTTAAGCCTCATATCctcattattaaatgaatataaagaaCTACCAGCATACGAAGCGTTATTTATGGAGCTGGACtctaatataataaatgaattagCTTTACTAATTGAGGATagtgaaaaaatttgtGCATTGTCTGAAATACAATCAAATAGTCCAGGGCCCTTAAAACAGAATATTTCAACGAATGTTGCAGAGGTATATTCAagaattcaagaaaataatgataggGTATTCTATTCCATTTCTAGAGCTCAAGCTGACTACgataaatatttggaaacCATTAGTGGATGTGATGACCCTCTTCCAATGGACTTCGACACATTTTATGACAGAAGACAAGAAATACTATCTATATCGACTAGGAATATTTTCTGA